The Hyphomicrobium sp. MC1 genome window below encodes:
- a CDS encoding DHA2 family efflux MFS transporter permease subunit encodes MTDAITFADEPQKLEWIGVTPRQLAGFIAMVFGMFMAILDIQIVSASLQEIQAGISASSDEIPWVQTSYLIAEVVMIPLSGFLGRVFSTRALFFSAAVGFTAASALCATATTINEMIVYRAIQGFIGGGMIPSVFAVAFSLFPRSKQNIVSPIIGLVATLAPTIGPTVGGYLTDTYSWHWLFLINVVPGIMVATAVFFLVDFDKPNYALLNHFDFMGLFGMAMFLGSLEYVLEEGPRYDWLDDQTIATFAVLTVVGAVIFFLRAAFAKEPIVQLRAFKDRNFAFGSAFSFTMGIGLYGLTYVYPVYLGQVRGYDSLMIGQTMFVTGVAMFLTAPISGRLAGILDPRVMMFTGFMGFALGTYIASYITPDWDFWELLVPQILRGSSLMLCMIPITNLSLGTLPPEQIKNASGLFNLTRNLGGAVGLAMINTLLNKRLDLHLARLHEQVAWGHQVAEERLAMMQQSFSQAMHADGDMAALKKLAMIVRNQANVLSFADLFLALTVLFVTAGFFTLLMRKPAPVPAGAGGH; translated from the coding sequence ATGACCGACGCAATCACATTTGCGGATGAACCGCAGAAGCTCGAATGGATCGGCGTTACGCCGCGGCAGCTCGCGGGCTTCATCGCCATGGTCTTCGGCATGTTCATGGCGATCCTCGACATTCAGATCGTGTCGGCGTCGCTGCAGGAAATCCAGGCCGGCATCTCGGCGAGTTCCGACGAAATCCCGTGGGTTCAGACGTCTTATCTGATCGCCGAAGTCGTGATGATCCCGCTGTCGGGCTTCCTCGGCCGGGTGTTCTCGACGCGTGCGCTGTTTTTCTCAGCGGCCGTCGGCTTCACGGCAGCAAGCGCACTATGTGCCACCGCGACGACCATCAACGAGATGATCGTCTACCGCGCCATTCAAGGCTTCATCGGTGGCGGCATGATCCCCAGCGTCTTCGCAGTCGCGTTCTCGCTCTTTCCGCGCTCGAAGCAGAACATCGTCTCGCCGATCATCGGCCTCGTCGCCACGCTCGCGCCGACCATCGGCCCGACCGTGGGCGGGTACCTGACGGACACCTATTCCTGGCACTGGCTGTTCCTGATCAACGTCGTGCCCGGCATCATGGTCGCGACGGCCGTGTTCTTCCTCGTCGATTTCGACAAGCCGAATTACGCCCTGCTCAATCACTTCGATTTCATGGGTCTGTTCGGCATGGCGATGTTCTTAGGCTCGCTCGAATACGTGCTCGAAGAAGGCCCGCGCTATGATTGGCTTGACGACCAGACCATCGCGACGTTTGCGGTGCTGACCGTCGTAGGCGCCGTCATCTTTTTTCTGCGCGCCGCCTTCGCGAAAGAACCAATCGTCCAGCTCCGCGCCTTCAAAGATCGCAACTTCGCGTTCGGATCGGCCTTCAGCTTCACGATGGGCATCGGCCTCTACGGTTTGACCTACGTCTATCCGGTCTACCTCGGCCAGGTCCGCGGCTACGACTCCTTGATGATCGGCCAGACGATGTTCGTCACCGGCGTCGCGATGTTCTTGACCGCGCCGATCAGTGGCCGTCTCGCCGGCATTCTCGATCCGCGCGTCATGATGTTCACCGGCTTCATGGGTTTCGCGCTCGGCACCTATATCGCGTCCTACATCACCCCCGATTGGGATTTCTGGGAGCTTCTCGTTCCGCAGATCCTGCGCGGTTCGTCGTTGATGCTGTGCATGATTCCGATCACGAACTTGTCGCTCGGCACGCTCCCCCCGGAGCAGATCAAGAACGCGTCCGGCCTTTTCAATCTCACGCGCAACCTCGGCGGCGCTGTCGGCCTTGCGATGATCAACACGCTGCTGAACAAGCGGCTCGACTTGCATCTCGCACGTTTGCACGAACAGGTCGCATGGGGCCATCAGGTCGCGGAAGAACGGCTGGCGATGATGCAGCAGAGCTTTTCACAAGCCATGCATGCGGACGGCGACATGGCTGCATTGAAAAAGCTGGCGATGATCGTCCGCAATCAAGCAAACGTGCTGTCGTTCGCCGATCTCTTCCTCGCACTGACGGTGCTGTTCGTCACCGCCGGGTTCTTCACGCTTCTGATGCGCAAGCCCGCTCCCGTTCCTGCTGGTGCCGGCGGTCACTAA